From a region of the Phragmitibacter flavus genome:
- a CDS encoding RNA polymerase sigma factor, producing MQHGSDGHFPNTSWTLIERLKDESEEVSRRALEDLCTQYHYPLYCYIRRRGFDHHDGEDALHDFLAKLLRLDSFKQAKAQKGRLRSFLATSLYRFLINWKRDRRHELRAANLAIDVAHLEDRYQRENFSEADTPERIFDRKWSQELLNRVLAVLEQRYSTKKKLALFQKLQPVLMDGGSLKGEDAAFFSQKLNMSETAIRVALSRMLKDYRDTLEEEVLQTVDNKEDVKNEIASLIAVFRKD from the coding sequence ATGCAACATGGTTCGGATGGACATTTCCCTAACACGAGCTGGACGCTGATTGAGCGTTTGAAGGACGAAAGTGAGGAGGTGTCCCGTCGCGCCCTGGAGGATTTGTGCACCCAATATCACTATCCCCTCTATTGTTACATTCGGCGGCGCGGATTCGATCATCACGATGGCGAGGACGCCTTGCATGACTTCCTCGCCAAGCTGTTGCGGTTGGATTCTTTCAAACAAGCAAAAGCTCAAAAAGGCCGCCTTCGCTCTTTTTTGGCGACCTCTCTGTATCGTTTCCTCATCAACTGGAAACGGGACAGACGCCACGAATTGAGGGCCGCCAATCTGGCCATCGACGTCGCCCACCTCGAAGATCGCTACCAACGCGAGAACTTCTCTGAAGCAGACACCCCTGAAAGGATCTTCGACCGCAAATGGAGCCAGGAACTTCTGAATCGGGTGCTTGCCGTGCTGGAACAACGCTACAGCACAAAGAAGAAGCTGGCGCTGTTCCAAAAATTGCAGCCGGTGCTGATGGATGGTGGTTCGCTGAAGGGCGAGGATGCGGCCTTTTTCAGCCAAAAGCTCAACATGTCCGAAACCGCCATTCGTGTGGCATTGAGCCGGATGCTGAAAGATTATCGTGACACGCTGGAGGAAGAAGTTCTGCAAACCGTTGACAATAAAGAAGATGTGAAAAACGAAATCGCGTCTTTGATTGCGGTTTTCCGCAAGGACTGA
- a CDS encoding DUF6714 family protein → MPINDHFLCRQPRPASNSSILTPMKRTTQAEIDEMRARGYDQVIIREAKFSRVRTAMAEQLIGRVREAFKGVELGGGVGLLQGIALDDYASPEVIGQHRAMDEKKDWERLEVKQLNRASLCFFDAFGVRFHLPALMVADLKGELDMSLAFFLTRLDELGLAQFAALSGPQRSVVREYLLFIKDDPGDTYYRKEIDRALEEYWVA, encoded by the coding sequence TTGCCGATTAATGATCATTTTTTGTGCCGCCAGCCTCGTCCTGCGTCAAATTCGTCGATTTTGACGCCCATGAAACGCACAACTCAAGCTGAGATCGACGAAATGCGAGCCCGTGGATATGATCAAGTGATCATCCGGGAGGCGAAGTTCAGTAGGGTGCGCACGGCCATGGCAGAGCAATTGATCGGGCGGGTGCGCGAGGCATTCAAAGGCGTCGAGCTGGGTGGCGGAGTGGGCTTGTTGCAGGGCATCGCGCTCGACGACTACGCGAGCCCGGAGGTTATTGGGCAGCATCGTGCGATGGATGAAAAGAAGGATTGGGAGCGGCTGGAGGTGAAACAGCTCAATCGTGCCAGCCTGTGCTTTTTTGATGCTTTCGGGGTGAGATTTCACCTTCCTGCTTTGATGGTGGCGGATCTCAAGGGGGAGCTTGATATGAGTCTTGCATTTTTTCTAACCAGGCTGGACGAGCTTGGCCTGGCGCAGTTTGCGGCTTTGTCTGGCCCGCAAAGATCCGTGGTTCGCGAGTATCTTCTGTTTATAAAGGATGATCCGGGTGATACTTATTATCGAAAGGAGATTGATCGGGCGTTGGAAGAATACTGGGTTGCGTGA
- a CDS encoding 16S rRNA (uracil(1498)-N(3))-methyltransferase, which yields MALPRFFVSPASWSEGPLMLEGNEAHHCASVMRRGVGDELTVFDGAGRSARTRITHASPKRVELEVLESAQADPPPVQISLLQAIPKGGNMELIIEKAVELGVQHIHPVMTAHTVVKLKDGEIEKKQAKWQRMALEACKQCGQNWLPQVHAPMAFESCWPSLPQHDLRLIAALQTDSLSLKSVIRNQPTAPASVLVAIGPEGDFSDAEYVLSRSQGCQPITLGPIILRVETAAMFCLSVLTHELMLNRPH from the coding sequence ATGGCATTGCCTCGATTTTTTGTTTCCCCAGCTTCGTGGAGCGAAGGGCCTCTGATGCTTGAAGGGAATGAGGCGCACCATTGCGCCTCGGTCATGCGTCGTGGAGTTGGCGATGAACTGACGGTGTTTGACGGCGCGGGTCGCTCGGCGAGAACGCGCATCACCCATGCTTCGCCAAAGCGGGTCGAGCTTGAAGTGTTGGAGTCCGCGCAGGCCGATCCGCCACCGGTGCAGATCTCCCTGCTGCAAGCCATTCCCAAGGGAGGCAACATGGAACTGATCATCGAAAAAGCCGTGGAACTGGGCGTGCAACACATTCATCCAGTCATGACCGCCCACACCGTGGTGAAACTGAAGGACGGCGAGATTGAAAAAAAACAGGCCAAATGGCAACGCATGGCATTGGAAGCCTGCAAGCAATGCGGACAAAACTGGCTTCCTCAAGTTCATGCGCCGATGGCATTTGAATCATGCTGGCCTTCGCTGCCCCAACACGATCTTCGCTTGATCGCCGCCTTGCAGACCGATTCCTTGAGCCTTAAATCGGTCATCAGAAACCAGCCCACCGCTCCAGCAAGCGTGCTGGTAGCCATTGGACCCGAAGGCGATTTCAGCGACGCCGAATATGTTCTCTCACGATCTCAAGGCTGCCAGCCTATCACCCTGGGGCCCATCATTTTGCGGGTTGAAACGGCCGCGATGTTCTGCTTGAGCGTGTTGACGCACGAGCTGATGCTGAACCGCCCTCATTAA